One Telluria mixta DNA window includes the following coding sequences:
- a CDS encoding methyl-accepting chemotaxis protein, producing the protein MRALADLSTRAKLMVGFGLIVVAMVLSSYSSWNGLARQRALQQRLYNDDLAVTMKVLELRSAINRERVALLSTLVAGSVTQVGFGRQLEAEEAAIRGLLGELAEHKNADQSFAADYARLANAYQEYDNVRDNEVLAQVRAGQRAAAGEAATGRLQNTFDRLRTVADEIATKQMAEARSRMRDGEALVETAGATLIVLNLAVVALAFAKTVWLNRAIAVPLRDATAVASRIATGDLRADVPAGTSRDEVGQLMRALGDMVQSWRVLAAETTRGVATLTGAAGEILTSSAQAAASTAETAAAVSETTATVEEVKQTSLLASEKSRTVSEAAQRAARTAADGRRALEDSVKGMGSIQEKMEAIASTVVRLSERSHAIGEITATVAGLAEQSNLLAVNAAIEAAKAGEHGRGFAVVAQEVKSLAEQSRQATRQVREILGEIQKSVGAAVMITEQGARTVAQGVEQTNQAGEAIRELADTMTEAAQAAVQIAVSSQQQLAGMDQVVLAMENIQQASTENAAGSRQAEASARNLHALGQSLRQTIDRFQF; encoded by the coding sequence ATGCGCGCCCTTGCCGACCTTTCCACCCGCGCGAAACTGATGGTCGGTTTCGGATTGATCGTCGTGGCGATGGTGTTGTCCAGCTACTCGTCCTGGAACGGACTCGCGCGCCAGCGGGCGTTGCAGCAGCGCCTGTACAACGACGACCTGGCGGTCACGATGAAGGTGCTGGAACTGCGCAGCGCCATCAACCGCGAACGCGTGGCGCTGCTGTCCACGCTGGTCGCCGGCAGCGTCACCCAGGTGGGTTTCGGACGCCAGCTCGAGGCCGAGGAAGCGGCGATCCGGGGGCTGCTCGGCGAGCTCGCCGAGCACAAGAACGCCGATCAATCGTTTGCGGCGGACTATGCGCGCCTCGCCAACGCCTACCAGGAGTACGACAACGTGCGCGACAACGAGGTGCTCGCGCAGGTGCGGGCCGGGCAGCGCGCGGCCGCCGGCGAGGCCGCGACGGGGCGCCTGCAGAACACGTTCGACCGCCTGCGGACCGTCGCCGACGAGATCGCGACGAAGCAGATGGCGGAAGCGCGGTCGCGGATGCGCGACGGCGAGGCGCTCGTGGAAACCGCGGGCGCGACCCTGATCGTCCTGAACCTGGCGGTCGTCGCGCTGGCGTTCGCGAAGACGGTCTGGCTCAACCGCGCCATCGCCGTCCCGCTGCGCGACGCGACCGCCGTGGCCTCACGCATCGCGACGGGCGACCTGCGCGCCGACGTCCCGGCCGGCACGAGCCGCGACGAGGTCGGGCAGTTGATGCGCGCGCTGGGCGACATGGTGCAGTCGTGGCGTGTGCTCGCGGCCGAGACGACGCGCGGCGTCGCGACGCTGACCGGGGCCGCCGGCGAGATCCTGACCAGCAGCGCGCAGGCGGCGGCCAGCACGGCCGAGACGGCGGCCGCCGTGAGCGAGACCACCGCCACGGTCGAGGAGGTCAAGCAGACGTCGCTGCTGGCGTCCGAGAAGTCGCGCACCGTGTCGGAGGCGGCGCAGCGGGCCGCGCGCACGGCTGCCGACGGCAGGCGCGCGCTGGAGGACAGCGTGAAGGGCATGGGATCGATCCAGGAAAAGATGGAGGCGATCGCGAGCACCGTCGTGCGCCTGTCCGAGCGCAGCCACGCCATTGGCGAGATCACCGCGACGGTCGCGGGCCTGGCCGAGCAATCCAACCTGCTGGCCGTGAACGCGGCCATCGAGGCCGCCAAGGCCGGCGAACATGGCCGCGGCTTCGCCGTCGTGGCGCAGGAAGTCAAGAGCCTCGCCGAGCAGTCGCGCCAGGCCACGCGCCAGGTGCGCGAGATCCTGGGCGAGATCCAGAAGAGCGTGGGCGCGGCCGTGATGATCACGGAGCAGGGCGCCAGGACGGTCGCGCAGGGCGTCGAGCAGACGAATCAGGCCGGCGAGGCCATCCGCGAACTGGCGGATACCATGACGGAGGCGGCGCAGGCGGCGGTGCAGATCGCAGTGTCGAGCCAGCAGCAGCTGGCCGGCATGGACCAGGTGGTGCTGGCGATGGAGAACATCCAGCAGGCCAGCACGGAAAACGCGGCCGGCTCGCGCCAGGCGGAGGCGTCGGCGCGCAACCTGCATGCGCTGGGGCAGTCGCTGCGCCAGACCATCGACCGCTTCCAGTTCTGA
- a CDS encoding chemotaxis protein CheB — protein MIRVLVVDDSNSVRALLMHILGTAPGLAVVGCAADGEEALKLARELQPDVITMDLHMPRMDGFEAIRRIMRDCPTRIVVVSGSDDRAEVDASFRAIEAGALVLVRRPPGIGNPAHADRARDLVRTVKAMAEVRVVRRWSDARRAARPLQGAPRRLVAIGASTGGPTVLRDILAELPKDYPLPVVIVQHLAPGFMDGLATWLADASGYPVDVLKDGAPLTGGRACLVPEGWQAALGPGLVGRLVPAPPEHGMRPSVSHLFRAIDPDLRAATAAVLLTGMGKDGAAELKVLREHGALTIAQDRASAVVYGMPGEALRLDAAMLVLEPAEIGKVLARLPAEPFPSSVFPTNGDHP, from the coding sequence ATGATCCGGGTATTGGTCGTCGACGATTCGAACTCCGTGCGCGCGCTGTTGATGCACATTCTCGGCACGGCCCCGGGCCTCGCGGTCGTGGGCTGCGCGGCCGACGGGGAGGAAGCGCTGAAACTCGCACGCGAGCTGCAGCCGGACGTGATCACGATGGACCTGCACATGCCGCGCATGGACGGCTTCGAAGCGATCCGGCGCATCATGCGCGATTGCCCGACGCGCATCGTCGTCGTCAGCGGCAGCGACGACCGGGCGGAAGTCGACGCCAGCTTCCGTGCGATCGAGGCGGGTGCGCTGGTGCTGGTGCGGCGGCCCCCCGGCATCGGCAACCCGGCGCATGCCGACCGCGCGCGCGACCTCGTGCGCACGGTGAAGGCGATGGCCGAGGTGCGCGTCGTGCGGCGCTGGAGCGATGCGCGGCGCGCGGCGCGTCCGCTGCAGGGGGCGCCGCGGCGCCTCGTCGCCATCGGCGCGTCGACGGGCGGCCCGACCGTGCTGCGCGACATCCTGGCCGAACTGCCGAAGGATTACCCGCTGCCCGTCGTGATCGTGCAGCACCTCGCGCCCGGGTTCATGGACGGCCTGGCGACCTGGCTGGCCGACGCCAGCGGCTACCCGGTGGACGTGCTGAAGGACGGTGCGCCGCTGACCGGCGGGCGCGCATGCCTCGTCCCGGAAGGCTGGCAGGCGGCGCTGGGCCCGGGGCTCGTCGGCCGGCTCGTGCCGGCGCCGCCGGAACACGGCATGCGCCCGTCCGTGTCGCACCTGTTCCGCGCCATCGATCCCGACTTGCGTGCCGCCACCGCGGCCGTCCTGCTGACCGGTATGGGCAAGGACGGCGCGGCCGAATTGAAGGTGTTGCGCGAACACGGCGCGCTGACGATCGCGCAGGACCGCGCGAGCGCCGTCGTCTACGGCATGCCGGGCGAGGCGTTGCGGCTGGACGCCGCGATGCTGGTGCTCGAGCCCGCGGAAATCGGCAAGGTGCTGGCGCGGTTGCCGGCCGAGCCGTTTCCGTCTTCTGTTTTCCCAACGAATGGAGACCATCCATGA
- a CDS encoding chemotaxis protein CheW codes for MTAAFDWEALSRRLEAAGAGLAALDRFDPTAQERLLAERAAALAAAGAAPEPAAPTGIEVLAFRCGGERYAFDSAWVARVLPALPLTALPGVPGVVAGIAMWEGEVLAVVDLRVLLALPLTELAEPGALIVLRGEANRFAVLADAIDGTRHFPHEHLGHDQPLLAGQDASWLLGVAPDRTALLDARRLLADAALTVNTDHQ; via the coding sequence ATGACGGCCGCCTTCGACTGGGAAGCCCTGTCGCGCCGGCTCGAAGCGGCGGGCGCGGGCCTGGCCGCGCTGGATCGCTTCGACCCCACGGCCCAGGAGCGCCTGCTCGCGGAGCGCGCGGCCGCGCTGGCCGCCGCGGGCGCCGCGCCGGAACCGGCAGCACCCACGGGCATCGAGGTGCTGGCCTTCCGCTGCGGCGGCGAGCGCTATGCGTTCGATTCGGCCTGGGTCGCGCGCGTGCTGCCGGCGCTGCCGCTGACCGCCTTGCCCGGCGTGCCGGGCGTCGTCGCCGGCATCGCGATGTGGGAAGGCGAGGTACTGGCCGTCGTCGACCTGCGCGTGCTGCTCGCGCTGCCGCTCACCGAGCTGGCCGAACCGGGCGCGCTGATCGTCCTGCGCGGCGAGGCCAACCGCTTCGCCGTGCTGGCCGACGCGATCGACGGCACCCGCCACTTCCCGCACGAGCACCTGGGGCACGACCAGCCGCTGCTGGCCGGCCAGGACGCCAGCTGGCTGCTCGGCGTCGCCCCCGACCGCACGGCGCTGCTCGACGCGCGGCGCCTGCTCGCCGATGCCGCGCTGACCGTGAATACGGACCACCAATAA
- a CDS encoding CheR family methyltransferase, with translation MSATDDTVVADVLDLAAQRVEAATCLTFAGPRRRQFDAALDRMADALGLPGAAACASWLLAGPWDDARAALCARFLTIGETYFLREPRAFDLVCDQARTLLARGAARPLRIWSAGCCTGEEPYSIALALRRGVPQLPPERVDILATDLNDAFLDVARTGIYRRWSFRRADPADLAAFFRPLGDGRYEVDASLRAQVRFANLNLASDTYPSALDVIFCRNVLMYFGPDQAARVVARLRDSLVDGGWLVVNASEASTRLFQGFTPVYLEDAVFFRKDALPAPAPVPPVPPVAAGAPVVRAPAPVPRPEPLAAARPSAPVAADDTAMARVHALAQTGAREEALQCLRRAVEAEALSAPLQQRAALFALEHGDLALARHCARRLLYLEPDSAFGHYLWALIEDAAGRRPRARSLLRDCRRLAGADAELLGAAGAWLERMS, from the coding sequence GTGAGTGCCACTGACGACACCGTCGTCGCCGACGTGCTCGACCTCGCGGCGCAGCGGGTCGAGGCCGCGACGTGCCTGACGTTCGCGGGCCCGCGCCGCCGCCAGTTCGACGCCGCCCTGGACCGGATGGCCGACGCGCTGGGCCTGCCGGGCGCCGCGGCCTGCGCGTCGTGGCTGCTGGCGGGGCCGTGGGACGACGCGCGCGCCGCCCTGTGCGCACGCTTCCTGACCATCGGCGAGACGTATTTCCTGCGCGAGCCGCGCGCGTTCGACCTCGTGTGCGACCAGGCACGCACGCTGCTGGCGCGCGGTGCGGCGCGCCCGTTGCGCATCTGGAGCGCCGGCTGCTGCACGGGCGAGGAACCGTATTCGATTGCGCTGGCGCTGCGCCGCGGCGTGCCGCAGCTGCCGCCCGAGCGGGTGGACATCCTCGCCACCGACCTGAACGACGCCTTCCTCGACGTCGCCCGCACGGGCATCTACCGGCGCTGGTCGTTCCGCCGCGCCGACCCGGCCGACCTGGCCGCGTTCTTCCGGCCGCTGGGCGACGGCCGCTACGAAGTCGATGCATCCCTGCGCGCCCAGGTGCGCTTCGCGAACCTGAACCTCGCGAGCGACACCTATCCGTCCGCGCTGGACGTCATCTTCTGCCGCAACGTGCTGATGTACTTCGGGCCGGACCAGGCCGCGCGCGTCGTCGCGCGGCTGCGCGACAGCCTCGTCGACGGCGGCTGGCTCGTCGTGAATGCGAGCGAGGCGTCGACCCGGCTGTTCCAGGGTTTTACGCCCGTGTACCTGGAGGACGCCGTGTTCTTCCGCAAGGACGCATTGCCCGCGCCCGCGCCGGTGCCGCCGGTGCCGCCGGTGGCTGCCGGCGCGCCGGTCGTGCGGGCACCCGCGCCCGTCCCCCGTCCCGAGCCGTTGGCGGCGGCCAGGCCGTCCGCGCCGGTCGCGGCGGACGATACGGCCATGGCGCGCGTGCACGCGCTGGCGCAAACGGGCGCGCGCGAAGAGGCGCTGCAATGCCTGCGCCGTGCCGTCGAGGCCGAGGCGCTGTCGGCCCCGTTGCAGCAGCGCGCCGCGCTGTTCGCGCTGGAGCACGGCGACCTGGCCCTCGCGCGCCATTGCGCGCGGCGCCTTCTGTATCTCGAACCGGACAGCGCGTTCGGCCATTACCTGTGGGCGCTGATCGAAGACGCCGCGGGCCGGCGGCCGCGCGCGCGCAGCCTGTTGCGCGACTGCCGGCGGCTGGCCGGTGCCGACGCCGAGCTGCTTGGCGCCGCCGGCGCCTGGCTGGAGCGCATGTCATGA
- a CDS encoding hybrid sensor histidine kinase/response regulator, whose translation MSDEAFRERLRAIFGEEAREHLAQIDVNLVALEQAGVGQRDVLVERLLKVLHTLKGAARTVDELELERLCHALEGMLPVVRARATAEQFDLLHRAAAAARQVVDAPGLRSRKVAGLLAAQVDAAAGEAPVQTAEAPAPAPAPAPEEPESVDEPVEEAEQNRTDERIRVDGRCIDSIRAHAEGLLPVELKLRHHVDELRLFAAGIATRRREGPAAFDDEAVRIELACAQLATGLENTGKELHAVRARLFDAVLETALVPAAAAFGELPALVRNLARGRGKQVRLETFGADVDLDRRVLGVVREALIHLVTNAVDHGIETPDQRTRAGKDPAGRIKIAVTQRDARMVCVRVRDDGAGIDTDAVARRAGVDAAELAQMSDQQRLQLALRAGVSTRTEVTSVSGRGVGLAIVADKVAAAGGQLVVGTVPGAGASFELLLPVGVASLHALVVEVDGHRYALPLAGLEAVRSAAQAAVRTVEGRETVLMGGRVLPLVRLGALFGTTRPGGGAAAGEGVVIAAQAGGQAFALHVDAIVAEQDLLPKPLGPLLRRVRWFSGAAQLGDGTLAPVIALDDIGARGLANAAAAAAPAPTAGPRKVLVVEDSVTSRLLLKHILEGAGYAVDTAVDGLDAQSRLRTGRYDVVVSDVEMPNMDGLALTASIRATPATAELPVILVTSLQTPEQREAGLRAGADAYFTKGSFDQDRLLATVRRVAGMEGS comes from the coding sequence ATGAGCGACGAAGCGTTCCGGGAACGGTTGCGCGCCATCTTCGGCGAGGAGGCGCGCGAGCACCTGGCCCAGATCGACGTGAACCTGGTGGCGCTCGAGCAGGCGGGCGTGGGCCAGCGCGACGTCCTGGTCGAGCGCCTGCTGAAGGTGCTGCACACCCTCAAGGGCGCGGCGCGCACGGTCGACGAGCTCGAACTGGAGCGCCTGTGCCATGCGCTGGAAGGCATGCTGCCCGTCGTGCGCGCGCGCGCCACGGCCGAACAGTTCGACCTGCTGCACCGGGCCGCCGCGGCCGCGCGCCAGGTCGTCGACGCGCCTGGCCTGCGCAGCCGCAAGGTGGCCGGCCTGCTGGCGGCGCAGGTCGACGCCGCCGCGGGCGAGGCGCCGGTGCAGACGGCCGAAGCACCTGCGCCTGCGCCAGCGCCTGCGCCGGAAGAACCGGAATCCGTCGACGAGCCAGTCGAAGAGGCGGAGCAAAACCGGACCGACGAACGCATCCGCGTCGACGGCCGCTGCATCGATTCGATCCGCGCCCACGCGGAAGGCCTGCTGCCCGTCGAACTGAAGCTGCGCCATCACGTCGACGAATTGCGGCTGTTCGCGGCCGGGATCGCGACCCGGCGCCGCGAAGGGCCCGCTGCCTTCGATGACGAAGCCGTGCGCATCGAGCTCGCCTGCGCGCAGCTGGCCACCGGGCTGGAAAACACGGGCAAGGAATTGCATGCGGTGCGCGCCCGCCTGTTCGATGCGGTGCTGGAAACGGCGCTGGTGCCGGCCGCCGCCGCGTTCGGCGAATTGCCCGCGCTCGTGCGCAACCTCGCGCGCGGCCGCGGCAAGCAGGTGCGGCTCGAGACCTTCGGCGCCGACGTGGACCTCGACCGGCGCGTGCTGGGCGTCGTGCGCGAAGCGCTGATCCATCTCGTCACGAATGCCGTCGACCACGGCATCGAAACGCCCGACCAGCGCACGCGCGCCGGCAAGGATCCGGCCGGGCGCATCAAGATCGCGGTGACGCAGCGCGACGCGCGCATGGTGTGCGTGCGCGTGCGCGACGACGGCGCCGGCATCGACACGGACGCGGTCGCGCGCCGCGCCGGCGTGGATGCCGCCGAACTCGCGCAGATGAGCGATCAGCAGCGCCTGCAGCTCGCGCTGCGCGCCGGCGTGTCGACCCGGACCGAGGTCACGTCCGTGTCCGGGCGCGGTGTGGGCCTGGCCATCGTGGCGGACAAGGTGGCCGCCGCCGGCGGCCAGCTGGTCGTCGGCACGGTGCCGGGTGCCGGCGCGTCGTTCGAACTGCTGCTGCCGGTGGGCGTGGCGAGCCTGCACGCGCTGGTCGTGGAAGTCGACGGCCACCGCTACGCGCTGCCGCTTGCGGGCCTGGAAGCCGTGCGCAGCGCGGCGCAGGCGGCCGTCCGCACCGTCGAGGGCCGCGAGACCGTGCTGATGGGCGGCCGCGTGCTGCCGCTCGTGCGCCTCGGGGCGCTGTTCGGCACGACGCGGCCCGGCGGCGGCGCCGCAGCCGGAGAGGGCGTGGTGATCGCGGCGCAGGCGGGCGGCCAGGCGTTCGCCCTGCATGTCGACGCCATCGTCGCCGAGCAGGACCTGCTGCCCAAGCCCCTCGGCCCGCTGCTGCGCCGGGTGCGCTGGTTCAGCGGCGCGGCGCAGCTGGGCGACGGCACCCTCGCGCCCGTGATCGCGCTCGACGACATCGGCGCGCGCGGACTCGCGAACGCCGCCGCGGCGGCCGCGCCGGCGCCGACGGCAGGGCCGCGCAAGGTGCTCGTCGTGGAGGATTCCGTGACGTCGCGCCTGCTGCTCAAGCACATCCTGGAAGGCGCCGGCTATGCGGTAGACACGGCCGTCGACGGCCTCGACGCGCAATCGCGGCTGCGCACGGGGCGCTACGACGTGGTGGTGAGCGACGTCGAGATGCCGAACATGGATGGCCTCGCGCTCACCGCCAGCATCCGGGCGACGCCGGCCACCGCCGAGCTGCCCGTGATCCTGGTGACGTCGCTGCAGACGCCCGAGCAGCGCGAGGCCGGGCTGCGCGCCGGGGCGGACGCGTATTTCACCAAGGGCAGCTTCGACCAGGACCGCCTGCTGGCGACGGTGCGCCGCGTGGCGGGGATGGAGGGATCATGA
- a CDS encoding EAL domain-containing protein encodes MSTSPDNVVERDSDQMRDSANDIEILVVEDSATQARQLAQLLETAGYRVRVASDGRAGLEAARQRPPTLIVTDINMPRMDGFEMCRAIKQDAGLLDVPVILLTSLSSLYDVIKGLDCGADNFIRKPFEADYLLGRIRFILANRALRSNERVQLGMKINLGGQTHFITAERQQIFDLLISTYEEAIHMTEQLRAQQERIAHSYQSLEGLYRVAEAINPVLSEQDVAERALDRVLDLPGVTGATIRLHDHDGRPTFAVARDGTGAVMEPCHCSPPVTGAVARSTCRGFPSLRIPLSTGTRSRGMMCLTVGDGPLAEDDRQVLETVGSQIAVAVERAHLYGNMERLVDERTAALESERALLAAVVNLSGALVCVVDGDGSIRLFNPACEQTSGWRAEEVLGRPFRDLFRRADNAPIEFNASPAGAVPVQQSGEWVARDGSVRAVIWSSTMLRRVDGSVQYVVTAGMDVTELRRAEESLRYLSNFDRETGLPNDVLLRDRVRQMQARVIDGKPLLGYMLLRLTRLQVIRASVGLEAEQALLRQAATRLGELQDADLTVARTGERTFTLAALRANEAELAALARLVLERMDQAFVHDGENVHLDPCIGIALFPNDADDYDGLTQDAEAALQRALASKDERYAFYRPELNDGVYERFRFENALRRALERDELIVYYQPQASLATGQLIGFEALLRWQHPELGLIPPGRFIGLAEETGMVLPIGERVLGLACEQSMAWQREGLRAVPVSVNLSARQFSERIVDTVAKILAETGLEPKLLELELTESASMEDPEKTVDILCKLKDMGVRLAIDDFGTGYSNLNYLKRFPVDRLKLDQSFVRDLTSDPDDLAISRAVIAMGHGLRLEVIAEGVETEGQLALLAQNGCDEVQGYLFGRPASADDCERMLREEKALALEKLQPQPYHRTMLYVDDEVNLLAAIRRAMRQSGYRVLVASSAREAFEILATTEVGVIVCDQRMRGMSGTEFLARVKQMYPLAVRMVLSGYTDLQSVTDAVNRGAIFKFLTKPWIDTELDEAVREAFAEFEAKRLHGNP; translated from the coding sequence ATGAGCACGTCTCCCGACAATGTCGTCGAACGCGATTCCGACCAAATGAGGGACAGCGCGAACGACATCGAGATCCTGGTGGTGGAGGACAGCGCCACCCAGGCCCGCCAGCTGGCGCAACTGCTGGAAACCGCGGGCTACCGCGTGCGCGTCGCCTCCGACGGCCGCGCGGGCCTGGAGGCTGCCCGACAGCGACCGCCGACGCTCATCGTCACCGACATCAACATGCCGCGCATGGACGGCTTCGAGATGTGCCGGGCGATCAAGCAGGATGCCGGCCTGCTCGACGTGCCGGTGATCCTGCTCACGTCCCTCTCCAGCCTGTACGACGTGATCAAGGGCCTCGACTGCGGCGCGGACAACTTCATCCGCAAGCCGTTCGAGGCGGACTACCTGCTCGGGCGCATCCGCTTCATCCTCGCCAACCGCGCGCTGCGTTCCAACGAGCGGGTGCAGCTGGGGATGAAGATCAACCTGGGCGGGCAGACCCATTTCATCACGGCGGAACGCCAGCAGATCTTCGACCTCCTCATCTCCACGTACGAGGAAGCGATCCACATGACGGAGCAGTTGCGCGCCCAGCAGGAGCGCATCGCCCATTCTTACCAGTCGCTGGAAGGGCTGTACCGGGTTGCGGAAGCGATCAACCCGGTGCTGTCGGAGCAGGACGTGGCCGAGCGTGCGCTCGACCGCGTGCTGGACCTGCCGGGCGTCACCGGCGCGACGATCCGCCTGCACGACCACGACGGCCGGCCCACGTTCGCGGTCGCGCGCGACGGCACCGGCGCGGTCATGGAGCCGTGTCATTGCTCACCGCCGGTGACCGGCGCCGTGGCGCGTTCCACCTGCCGCGGTTTCCCGAGCCTGCGCATTCCGCTGTCGACCGGCACGCGCAGCCGCGGCATGATGTGCCTGACCGTCGGCGACGGCCCGTTGGCCGAGGACGACCGCCAGGTGCTCGAGACGGTGGGCAGCCAGATCGCCGTCGCCGTCGAGCGCGCGCACCTGTACGGCAACATGGAGCGCCTGGTGGACGAGCGCACCGCCGCGCTCGAGTCGGAACGCGCGCTGCTGGCGGCCGTCGTGAACCTGTCCGGGGCGCTCGTCTGCGTGGTCGACGGCGACGGCAGCATCCGGTTGTTCAATCCGGCCTGCGAGCAGACGTCCGGCTGGCGCGCCGAGGAGGTGCTGGGGCGGCCGTTCCGCGACCTGTTCCGCCGCGCCGACAACGCGCCCATCGAGTTCAATGCGTCGCCGGCCGGCGCCGTCCCGGTGCAGCAGAGCGGCGAATGGGTCGCGCGCGACGGGTCCGTCCGCGCCGTGATCTGGTCGTCGACCATGCTGCGCCGCGTCGACGGCAGCGTGCAGTACGTCGTCACGGCGGGGATGGACGTGACGGAGCTGCGCCGCGCGGAAGAGAGCCTGCGCTATCTCTCCAACTTCGACCGCGAGACCGGTCTGCCGAACGACGTGCTGCTGCGCGACCGCGTGCGCCAGATGCAGGCCCGCGTCATCGACGGCAAGCCGCTGCTCGGCTACATGCTGCTGCGGCTGACGCGTTTGCAGGTGATCCGGGCCAGCGTCGGGCTGGAAGCGGAACAGGCGCTGCTGCGCCAGGCCGCCACCCGCCTGGGGGAACTCCAGGACGCCGACCTCACCGTCGCGCGCACGGGGGAGCGCACGTTCACGCTCGCCGCGCTGCGCGCGAACGAGGCGGAGCTGGCCGCGCTGGCGCGCCTGGTGCTGGAGCGCATGGACCAGGCGTTCGTCCACGACGGCGAGAACGTGCACCTGGACCCGTGCATCGGCATCGCGCTGTTCCCGAACGACGCCGACGACTACGACGGCCTCACGCAGGATGCGGAGGCGGCCCTGCAGCGCGCGCTGGCCAGCAAGGACGAGCGCTACGCGTTCTACCGGCCCGAGCTCAACGACGGCGTGTACGAGCGCTTCCGCTTCGAGAACGCGCTGCGGCGCGCGCTGGAGCGCGACGAGCTGATCGTCTACTACCAGCCGCAGGCGAGCCTCGCCACCGGGCAGCTCATCGGCTTCGAGGCGCTGCTGCGCTGGCAGCATCCGGAACTGGGCCTGATCCCGCCGGGCCGCTTCATCGGCCTGGCCGAGGAGACGGGCATGGTCCTGCCCATCGGCGAGCGGGTGCTGGGCCTGGCGTGCGAACAGTCGATGGCCTGGCAACGCGAGGGCCTGCGCGCGGTGCCGGTCTCGGTGAACCTGTCGGCGCGCCAGTTCTCGGAGCGGATCGTGGACACGGTCGCGAAGATCCTCGCCGAGACGGGACTCGAGCCGAAGCTGCTGGAACTGGAGCTGACGGAAAGCGCGTCGATGGAAGACCCGGAGAAGACCGTCGACATCCTGTGCAAGCTGAAGGACATGGGCGTGCGCCTGGCCATCGACGATTTCGGCACCGGCTATTCGAACCTGAACTACCTGAAGCGCTTCCCGGTCGACCGCCTGAAGCTCGACCAGTCGTTCGTGCGCGACCTGACGTCCGACCCGGACGACCTGGCAATCTCGCGCGCCGTGATCGCAATGGGCCACGGCCTGCGGCTGGAGGTGATCGCGGAGGGCGTGGAGACGGAAGGGCAGCTGGCGCTGCTGGCGCAGAACGGCTGCGACGAGGTGCAGGGCTATTTGTTCGGGCGGCCCGCGTCCGCGGACGATTGCGAGCGCATGCTGCGCGAGGAGAAGGCGCTCGCGCTGGAGAAACTGCAGCCGCAGCCCTACCACCGTACCATGCTGTACGTGGACGACGAGGTGAACCTGCTGGCGGCGATCCGGCGCGCGATGCGCCAGAGCGGCTACCGCGTGCTGGTGGCGAGCAGCGCGCGCGAGGCGTTCGAGATCCTCGCGACGACCGAGGTCGGGGTCATCGTGTGCGACCAGCGCATGCGGGGGATGAGCGGCACGGAATTCCTCGCGCGCGTGAAGCAGATGTATCCGCTCGCCGTGCGCATGGTGCTGTCGGGGTACACGGACCTGCAGTCGGTCACGGACGCCGTCAACCGGGGCGCGATCTTCAAGTTCCTGACGAAGCCGTGGATCGACACGGAACTGGACGAGGCGGTGCGCGAGGCGTTCGCGGAATTCGAGGCGAAACGGTTGCACGGGAACCCGTGA